In Plectropomus leopardus isolate mb chromosome 20, YSFRI_Pleo_2.0, whole genome shotgun sequence, one DNA window encodes the following:
- the LOC121959584 gene encoding LOW QUALITY PROTEIN: urea transporter 1-like (The sequence of the model RefSeq protein was modified relative to this genomic sequence to represent the inferred CDS: substituted 2 bases at 2 genomic stop codons) gives MTGQSVVIQLLDWIFRGVAQVMFVNNPVSGLLITAGLFLQSPWWALNGLLGTFVSTLSAIMLGQNRAAISAGLYGYNGTLVGMLMAVFSTKGSWYWWLLLPNMFMSMLCPVVSRALSSVASKWDLPIFTLPFNILVCLHVAATGANHPYFPEVQYRPAIQTRMLIRSAXLXIKMERFLQFQLFLSVPVGVGQVYGCDCPWTGGLILLALLLSSPTICFHAMWGSAAGMLSGFALAAPYKDIYSGLWGYNSALSCIAIGGVFYVITWQTHLLALTCALFCAYMTAAISKLMSMLALPACTWPFCLSTLIFLLISSEIPAICRLPLSVVSYPEENRRYQRQLKASEKAQRSQQSCSQEEATLKENGRPNVQLVVDCSESV, from the exons ATGACAGGACAGTCTGTGGTAATCCAGCTGTTGGACTGGATTTTCCGCGGGGTGGCCCAGGTCATGTTTGTTAACAACCCTGTCAGTGGCCTCCTTATCACAGCCGGCCTCTTTCTGCAGAGCCCTTGGTGGGCTCTAAATGGCCTGCTTGGTACCTTTGTCTCCACCTTGTCTGCCATCATGCTCGGACAAAACAG GGCAGCCATATCAGCGGGTTTATATGGCTACAATGGAACATTAGTCGGCATGCTGATGGCTGTTTTCTCCACTAAAGGAAGCTGGTATTGGTGGCTGTTATTGCCAAATATGTTCATGTCTATGTTGTG CCCGGTGGTCTCCCGTGCTTTATCCTCAGTTGCCAGCAAATGGGACCTCCCGATATTCACACTGCCCTTTAACATCTTGGTGTGTCTACATGTTGCAGCTACAGGAGCCAATCACCCCTACTTCCCAGAGGTACAGTACAGACCTGCAATCCAAACAAGGATGCTCATACGAAGTGCTTAGCTGTAAATTAAAATGGAACGTTTTCTGCAATTTCAG CTCTTCCTGTCAGTGCCAGTTGGTGTGGGCCAGGTGTATGGCTGCGACTGTCCTTGGACAGGAGGTCTCATCCTTCTGGCCCTGCTGCTTTCCTCACCCACTATCTGTTTCCATGCCATGTGGGGCTCTGCTGCTGGCATGTTGTCTG GATTTGCCCTTGCAGCTCCTTACAAAGATATCTACTCTGGACTCTGGGGATATAACAGTGCTCTGTCTTGCATCGCCATCGGAGGAGTCTTCTATGTCATAACATGGCAAACTCATCTCCTGGCTCTGACGTGTG CACTTTTCTGCGCATACATGACTGCAGCGATCTCAAAACTCATGTCTATG CTGGCATTACCGGCCTGCACGTGGCCTTTCTGCCTGTCGActctcatcttcctcctcattTCCTCTGAGATCCCAGCCATCTGCAGACTGCCTCTGTCTGTGGTCTCCTACCCCGAGGAAAACCGGCGCTACCAGAGACAATTAAAGGCCTCGGAGAAAGCTCAGCGCAGtcagcagagctgcagccaaGAAGAGGCCACGCTGAAGGAGAATGGACGGCCAAATGTCCAGTTGGTGGTGGACTGCAGTGAATCTGTGTGA